From the genome of Rarobacter incanus, one region includes:
- a CDS encoding carbohydrate ABC transporter permease, whose translation MPTSPRARRRTKRLTPYLLLLPATAIVLLAMGYPIVWQFKTAMQKFGLAQQFGKPPEFVWFDNYVQLFTNPTTWAVVARSVAFCLVTAAVTMAIGIAVALVMNAASRGARITLQVALLLAWATPVVAAMTIWNWFFDWRRGLANWIFEKLGFDFYGHNWLENPWSFFAVAMIIVVWMSVPFAAFSIYAGLTQVPGEVLEAAEMDGASRFQRLRLIIVPMIKPVLGIVMLLQVIWDLRVFTQIKMLQDRGSLASQTDVLGTYIYQLGVGSSDFAMASAMSIFVLLLTIALSWAYVRNLIKEDEAP comes from the coding sequence ATGCCTACCTCACCGCGTGCGCGGCGGCGAACAAAGAGGTTAACGCCGTACCTGCTCCTGCTTCCGGCCACCGCCATCGTGCTGCTGGCCATGGGCTACCCCATCGTTTGGCAGTTCAAGACCGCGATGCAGAAATTCGGGTTGGCGCAGCAGTTCGGCAAACCGCCGGAGTTCGTGTGGTTCGACAACTACGTCCAGCTCTTCACCAACCCCACGACGTGGGCCGTCGTCGCCCGTTCGGTCGCGTTTTGCCTCGTGACCGCCGCCGTCACCATGGCGATCGGCATCGCCGTAGCCCTCGTCATGAACGCCGCCTCGCGCGGCGCCAGGATCACCCTCCAGGTCGCCCTGCTGCTGGCCTGGGCCACACCGGTGGTCGCGGCAATGACCATTTGGAACTGGTTCTTCGACTGGCGCCGCGGCCTGGCCAACTGGATATTCGAGAAGCTGGGCTTCGACTTTTACGGCCACAACTGGCTGGAAAACCCGTGGTCCTTCTTCGCCGTCGCGATGATCATCGTGGTGTGGATGAGCGTTCCGTTCGCTGCATTCTCGATATATGCGGGGCTGACGCAAGTCCCCGGCGAAGTCCTAGAGGCCGCGGAAATGGACGGGGCCAGCCGCTTCCAGCGCCTGCGCCTCATCATCGTTCCCATGATCAAACCCGTCCTGGGGATCGTCATGCTGCTCCAGGTCATCTGGGATCTGCGGGTCTTCACGCAGATCAAGATGCTCCAGGACCGCGGCTCGCTCGCGAGCCAGACCGACGTCCTTGGCACATACATCTACCAACTCGGGGTCGGATCGTCCGACTTCGCCATGGCTAGCGCCATGTCCATCTTTGTACTTCTGCTCACCATCGCGCTCAGCTGGGCGTACGTCCGCAACCTCATCAAGGAGGACGAGGCACCATGA